The Aptenodytes patagonicus chromosome 10, bAptPat1.pri.cur, whole genome shotgun sequence genomic sequence CCCTCTTCTGTTCGAACCAAAACTAACTCAATCCTTTAGGAAAGTCTTTGTAAAAAACACTAAAGGACCTGTATGTTCTTGATTTGTTTCAGGAATTAAAATTGTTGCTTACAACTTTGTTTTGTCCTTCGGTGATACGTGGACTTAAGTTTTACTGACCcctttttctaaaatgttaattcaagctatttaaataaaactttcatCATTCTTTTCAGTTTAGTGGATGTTTTAGGACAGGAAAGGATACTGCAGATGCGTTGACCCTATTTTTGTTAACTTTTGTCATGTAAATTTTATGTAATACTTGTGTTCTTACCTAGAAGCAGCGTGACATGCAGTTGTAGCCAGATGCAACAGATACTTCCCTTAGGATTTCAGGTTTTTTCAGGTTAAATGACCCACTACTGGTTCAGAAAAAGCTGCGTTCAGAGTTGAGGATACTTCTGTTTCCCTTAAAAGGGGAATATGTGGTGAACTATCTGTAACTGCATCCTCGCTTTCCCTTTTGTAGAGTGAAAAAATATAACCGCTTTTACTTCTCAATCCTTTAattcaaatccttttttaaatGGACTGAAAGAACGACGTTTTAGGCGAAACTGTTCAACAACTTAGTTTTGAAAGTTGTTTGGAATTATATAACCAAGAActgtttttaaggaaacaaaacgCTGTGTAACTTACAGTTTGTACTTCACCTCTGGCCTTTGAATAAAACAAAGCGAATATTCAAGCAGCGGAGAGTTGTCATCCCTGACGTCATCCCcagtaattttgaattttatgGGTATTTGGAGCTTttgaggctttcttttttttctttaagtggatCTATATGAAGGAGAGGAGGTGCCGCGGCCCCGCTGCGGGGCAGGCGGGCTCTGCTCGGGGCGGGCACAGGCGGCTGCTCCccgcgctgccggcggggcggggcggggcggggccgggcggcgcctCCTcccggccgccagggggcgctgcggcGCGGGCGGTGGTGGGCCGAGGGCCGAGGCGGCAGCATGGCGCAGCCGCCCCCCTTCGCCGGGCGCTTCCCGCCGCCGCCGTTCCGGCCcttcccgccgccggcggggcccttcccgccgcccgccgcgcccttcgccggtcccgccgcccgcccggggcccttcgcggtggcggcggcggcggcgcccccgccGTTcctcctgctgccgccgccgccggccgggcctGAGGGCGACGCGGGGCCGCGCTTCCCGCCGGGCGGCGGCCCCTACTTCCCGGCGGCTCCTCCGTTCCCGCCGCGGCCGGTGGctgaggaggaggcggcggcggcgcagcggCAGCAGGACGAACTGTGGCTGTCGCAGTTCCTGGGCCGgcgccgggccgcccccccgccgccgccgccgcccgccgccgccagccccagcagcgccCGGGAGCTGGCGGTGGAGGCGCTGGGGCTGGTGGCGCGATTGGCCGCGCTCTGCCGGGCCCTGCGGCGGCGGGAGGCCGAGGGGGATGAGGCGGGCTGGGCCCAGGCGcgggaggaggcggaggcggcgcggcgggagctGCGGGAGGTCGTGCGGCCCCTGAGGGAGCCCGGCTACCGGGAGGCGCTGCGGAGGAAGGCCGAGAgagcgaggaagaggaggctgcGCCTGCAGCGGAGGAAGCAAGAAGCCAAGGcagccaaggaggaggaggcggcccGGGCCGCCGAGCGGGAGGCCAAGATTGACCAGTGGAGGGCCAAGTGCATccaggaggtggaggagaagaACCGGGTACGGCCCCGAGCGGCCTGAtcctgcctcccccagctgcagTGTGGCCTCCCGGGGACTCCTGCACGTCCctctggggtgcagggcagcgTGGCGGAGCTGGGGCAGACCTGCTGATAACGGGCTCATGGCAGGCTGTGCCTGCCTGGCACCTGCCTTTGGCCCCTGCAGTTCAGTAGGTGCCACCTGGGTGCTGCGTAGGTTCGCTTGCTTGGAGACACGCTGTTTCCaatgcctgcagccctgcttctTCCTTAAAAGCCTTGGTGGGCATCTCAGCTTTGCCACGCTCGTGTCCTAGGCCTTGACAGTTGGGGTTTAAGTGGTTTCTGAACTCTGGGTTGCGTGTGGAGGTCTTCCTCTCTGGTCCCAAGCTGTCAGCTTGCCCCACGCTGCTCA encodes the following:
- the PDCD7 gene encoding programmed cell death protein 7, producing MAQPPPFAGRFPPPPFRPFPPPAGPFPPPAAPFAGPAARPGPFAVAAAAAPPPFLLLPPPPAGPEGDAGPRFPPGGGPYFPAAPPFPPRPVAEEEAAAAQRQQDELWLSQFLGRRRAAPPPPPPPAAASPSSARELAVEALGLVARLAALCRALRRREAEGDEAGWAQAREEAEAARRELREVVRPLREPGYREALRRKAERARKRRLRLQRRKQEAKAAKEEEAARAAEREAKIDQWRAKCIQEVEEKNRERELKAAADSVLSEVRKKQADTKRMVDILRALEKLRKLRKEAAGRKGVCPSPSADEAFENQVESLKTLLKNRTELYEAEERALRVMLEGEQEEERKREMEKKQKKEREKLLQQKLEIDSKLFGDPDEFPLAHLLQPFREYYLQAEHSVAALIQIRHEWDQYLVPADHPEGSCIPPGWVLPSLPTNDTWATAVR